From Solidesulfovibrio carbinoliphilus subsp. oakridgensis, the proteins below share one genomic window:
- a CDS encoding monovalent cation:proton antiporter family protein yields MDIPLLPDITVIFGLAVVVILVCHRLKIPALVGMLLTGVLCGPHGLGLVRSAHDVEILSEIGVILLLFTIGLELSLADLTRLRRPVFLGGAAQMALTWLVFFDVAFFALDFSGGAAVLIGMLAALSSTAIVLKTLQERAEMEAPHGRVTLGILVFQDLLAVPMMLSVPLLAGQTFGFTNSIVFTIAKGALVLILLVVLSRKLMPMLLLSIVRTRSRELFLLTALGVCLAVSLLTASIGLSLSLGAFLAGLLLSGSDYRENLHEAVLPFKDVFTALFFISIGMLLDMAPAMQHWIEILGAAVLLLAVKAVLAGAATRITGYPRRTAVLVGLALCQVGEFSFILAKAGFDQQVISEHFYQKFLAASILTMVLAPFLIALAPAAASLLARLTGGRDIPEGPPSPLLTDHLIILGFGAGGRQLARAARAGGIPYVVLEMNPDTVRKESKKGEPIVFGDASKPGVLRHIGVRDAKALAVVISDAAAARRAVEVARSENPALYIVARTRFNSEIKALLDIGANDVIAEEFEASLVVFARVLGKFMVPRDDIERMAQDIRREGYRAMLPDSLAAMASFSPDKSLAGLHVAVFTVDAASKLAGKTLEEVRLRRDHNLTVAAARRGEEFVPNPDGPFALSPGDRLYVMGTAEALHEGAELFQGAKPQAV; encoded by the coding sequence ATGGACATTCCTCTTCTTCCAGACATTACCGTCATTTTCGGACTGGCCGTGGTGGTTATCCTGGTCTGCCACCGCCTGAAAATCCCGGCCCTGGTCGGCATGCTGCTGACAGGCGTCCTTTGCGGCCCGCACGGCCTGGGACTCGTCCGCTCGGCCCATGACGTCGAAATCCTGTCGGAGATCGGGGTCATCCTGCTGCTTTTCACCATCGGCCTCGAACTGTCCCTGGCCGACCTGACCCGGTTGCGACGGCCAGTCTTTCTCGGCGGCGCGGCCCAGATGGCGCTCACCTGGCTGGTCTTTTTCGACGTGGCCTTTTTCGCCCTTGATTTCTCGGGAGGCGCGGCGGTGCTGATCGGCATGCTGGCCGCCCTGTCGAGCACGGCCATCGTGCTCAAGACCCTGCAGGAACGGGCCGAGATGGAAGCGCCCCACGGCCGGGTGACGCTTGGCATCCTGGTCTTCCAGGACCTGCTCGCCGTGCCCATGATGCTTTCGGTGCCGCTGCTGGCCGGCCAGACCTTCGGCTTCACCAACTCCATCGTCTTCACCATCGCCAAGGGCGCGCTGGTGCTCATCCTGCTCGTGGTCCTGTCGCGAAAGCTCATGCCCATGCTGCTGCTCTCCATCGTGCGCACGCGCAGCCGCGAGCTTTTCCTGCTGACGGCCCTCGGCGTCTGCCTGGCCGTCAGCCTGCTCACCGCCTCCATCGGCCTGTCGCTATCCCTGGGCGCCTTTCTGGCGGGACTCCTCCTTTCCGGCTCCGACTACCGCGAAAACCTTCACGAGGCCGTCCTGCCCTTCAAGGATGTCTTCACCGCGCTTTTTTTCATCTCCATCGGCATGCTCCTCGACATGGCCCCGGCCATGCAGCACTGGATCGAGATCCTCGGCGCGGCGGTCCTGCTCCTGGCCGTCAAGGCCGTTTTGGCCGGCGCGGCTACGCGCATCACCGGCTATCCCCGCCGCACGGCCGTGCTGGTCGGGTTGGCCCTGTGCCAGGTCGGGGAGTTCTCGTTCATCCTGGCCAAGGCCGGTTTCGACCAGCAGGTCATTTCCGAGCACTTCTACCAGAAATTCCTGGCCGCAAGCATCCTGACCATGGTCCTGGCCCCGTTCCTCATCGCCCTGGCCCCGGCCGCGGCCTCGCTGCTGGCCCGGCTGACCGGCGGCCGCGACATCCCCGAAGGGCCGCCGTCGCCGCTTCTGACCGACCATCTGATCATCCTGGGGTTCGGGGCGGGCGGCCGGCAGCTGGCCCGGGCCGCCCGGGCCGGGGGCATCCCCTACGTGGTGCTGGAGATGAACCCGGACACGGTGCGCAAGGAGTCCAAGAAGGGGGAACCCATCGTCTTTGGCGACGCGTCCAAGCCCGGGGTGCTGCGGCACATCGGTGTGCGGGACGCCAAGGCGCTGGCCGTGGTCATCTCGGACGCGGCGGCGGCCAGACGGGCGGTGGAGGTGGCCAGAAGCGAGAATCCGGCCCTGTACATCGTGGCCCGGACCCGGTTCAATTCCGAGATCAAGGCGCTCCTTGACATCGGAGCCAACGACGTCATTGCCGAGGAGTTCGAGGCGTCGCTGGTGGTTTTCGCCCGGGTGCTCGGCAAGTTCATGGTGCCGCGCGACGACATCGAGCGCATGGCCCAGGACATCCGGCGGGAGGGCTACCGGGCCATGCTGCCCGACTCCCTGGCCGCCATGGCCTCCTTTTCGCCGGACAAGTCCCTGGCCGGACTCCATGTGGCGGTTTTCACCGTGGATGCGGCCTCGAAGCTGGCCGGCAAGACCCTCGAAGAAGTCCGGCTGCGGCGCGACCACAACCTGACCGTGGCCGCGGCTCGGCGCGGCGAGGAGTTCGTGCCCAATCCCGACGGCCCCTTCGCCCTGTCTCCGGGTGACAGGCTCTACGTCATGGGCACGGCCGAAGCCCTGCACGAGGGGGCGGAGCTGTTCCAGGGAGCGAAGCCGCAGGCCGTCTAG
- a CDS encoding MFS transporter, whose amino-acid sequence MKQRLFSPAAAGGASPALAMLGVNLMVFMATLDMSIVNVALPTLVESLATDFATIQWVVLSYVLVIASLLLLVSRLGDMRDKKRIFSAGLVLFILSSLCCGLAPSVGWLIAFRAVQGIGAAMSQSLGMAIVTQIAPQSSRGRALGFIGGTVAMGLMLGPPLGGVLIGLAGWRSMFLLNVPVGLVALFVVRRYMPALPPIKAGERFDVPGAIAAGLTLGCYGLGMTLAQRQGLEDPATLALLGVALAGLAVFVRIERRAPAPMLDLSLFANPLLTLPLAMSVLVFITGASGFIMPFFFQMAQGRSVTEMGLIMMILPASMALSAPVSGTLADRYGSRVICLVGLVVLCGGCLALGTLAADTPWWGYLLRTLPVGLGIGIFQAPNNSAIMGQMPPHRLGVGSGLANYARVFGQSTGLPLVGTLFASLVLSSGHVGSRAAFTSAPPAVLAAGVAGVFRWLAGLLVVAIALAALAWRLEAVRERGPGR is encoded by the coding sequence ATGAAACAACGCCTGTTCTCCCCTGCCGCCGCCGGCGGGGCGTCGCCGGCCCTGGCCATGCTCGGGGTCAACCTCATGGTCTTCATGGCCACCCTCGACATGAGCATCGTCAACGTGGCCCTGCCGACCCTGGTCGAGAGCCTGGCCACGGACTTCGCCACCATCCAGTGGGTGGTTCTGAGCTATGTCCTGGTCATCGCGAGCCTCTTGCTCCTCGTCTCGCGGCTTGGCGACATGCGGGACAAGAAACGCATCTTCTCGGCCGGACTGGTGCTTTTCATCCTGTCGTCGCTGTGCTGCGGACTGGCCCCGTCCGTCGGCTGGCTGATCGCCTTCCGGGCCGTCCAAGGCATCGGCGCGGCCATGAGCCAGTCGCTTGGCATGGCCATCGTCACCCAGATCGCGCCGCAATCGAGTCGGGGCCGGGCCCTCGGGTTCATCGGCGGCACGGTGGCCATGGGGCTCATGCTCGGCCCGCCCCTGGGGGGCGTGCTGATCGGCCTGGCCGGCTGGCGCTCCATGTTTCTTTTAAACGTGCCGGTCGGGCTTGTGGCCCTGTTCGTGGTGCGGCGCTACATGCCCGCCCTGCCGCCGATCAAGGCCGGGGAGCGGTTCGACGTGCCGGGCGCCATCGCCGCCGGCCTGACCCTTGGCTGCTACGGCTTGGGCATGACCCTGGCCCAGCGCCAGGGGCTCGAGGATCCGGCCACCCTGGCCTTGCTGGGGGTCGCCCTGGCCGGCCTGGCCGTCTTTGTCCGCATCGAGCGCCGCGCCCCCGCGCCCATGCTCGACCTGTCCCTTTTCGCCAACCCCCTGCTCACCCTGCCCCTGGCCATGTCCGTCCTGGTCTTCATCACCGGGGCCAGCGGCTTTATCATGCCGTTTTTCTTCCAGATGGCCCAGGGCCGGTCCGTGACCGAAATGGGGCTCATCATGATGATCCTGCCGGCCTCCATGGCCCTGTCCGCGCCCGTCTCCGGCACGCTGGCCGACCGGTACGGCTCGCGGGTCATCTGTCTGGTGGGGCTCGTGGTCCTGTGCGGCGGCTGCCTGGCCCTCGGCACCCTGGCCGCGGACACGCCGTGGTGGGGCTATCTGCTGCGGACCCTGCCGGTCGGCCTTGGCATCGGCATCTTCCAGGCCCCGAACAATTCGGCCATCATGGGCCAGATGCCGCCGCACCGGCTTGGCGTCGGGTCGGGGCTGGCCAACTACGCCCGGGTCTTCGGCCAGTCCACGGGCCTGCCCCTGGTCGGCACGCTGTTCGCCTCCCTGGTCCTGTCCTCGGGCCACGTCGGCTCGCGGGCGGCCTTCACCAGCGCCCCGCCGGCCGTGCTGGCGGCCGGCGTGGCCGGCGTCTTCCGCTGGCTGGCCGGACTTCTCGTGGTGGCCATCGCCCTGGCCGCCCTGGCCTGGCGGCTCGAGGCCGTGCGGGAGCGCGGCCCAGGCCGTTGA
- a CDS encoding delta(1)-pyrroline-2-carboxylate reductase family protein codes for MGDVAGLFPYDALADAVAEVLRARRAGRAIAPERLAMPVPGGVLLCMPAADEALAVVKTITVHPGNGERGLPVIQGEVTVMEAATGRRLGVLDGPTVTARRTAAVSLLAARLLAPAPAGPLLVIGAGVQARAHVEAFRQGLGVREIWLASRTRDRAEGLARDLAGRGVAVRVAADPAAMAQAAATAGLIVTATTSREPVLPDAVRGDVFVSAVGSFTPEAAEIPAALVRRAALFVDDRASARVEAGDFLRAGVDWDTVTDLTDVLDKPPRPSGPVVFKTVGHALFDLAAARQAFAGRF; via the coding sequence ATGGGCGATGTTGCAGGGCTTTTCCCTTATGACGCCCTGGCCGACGCCGTGGCCGAGGTCCTGCGGGCCCGCCGGGCCGGCCGGGCGATCGCTCCCGAGCGGCTGGCCATGCCGGTCCCGGGCGGGGTGCTTCTGTGCATGCCGGCCGCGGACGAGGCCCTGGCCGTGGTCAAGACCATCACCGTCCACCCGGGCAACGGGGAGCGCGGGTTGCCCGTTATCCAGGGCGAGGTCACGGTCATGGAGGCCGCGACCGGCCGGCGGCTCGGGGTTTTGGACGGGCCGACGGTCACGGCCCGGCGCACGGCGGCCGTGAGCCTGCTCGCCGCCCGGCTCCTGGCCCCGGCTCCCGCCGGGCCGCTTTTGGTCATCGGCGCCGGGGTCCAGGCCAGGGCCCACGTGGAAGCCTTCCGGCAGGGACTCGGGGTGCGGGAAATATGGCTGGCCTCGCGGACCCGGGACCGGGCCGAGGGGCTGGCCCGGGACCTGGCGGGCCGGGGCGTGGCCGTCCGGGTGGCGGCCGACCCGGCGGCAATGGCGCAAGCGGCCGCAACGGCCGGACTCATCGTCACGGCCACCACCAGTCGGGAGCCGGTCCTGCCGGACGCGGTGCGGGGCGACGTGTTCGTGTCGGCCGTGGGGTCGTTCACGCCCGAGGCGGCCGAGATCCCGGCCGCGCTGGTCCGCCGGGCCGCCCTGTTCGTGGACGATAGGGCTTCGGCCCGGGTCGAGGCCGGAGACTTCCTGCGGGCCGGGGTGGACTGGGACACGGTGACCGATTTGACGGACGTGCTCGACAAGCCGCCCCGCCCGTCCGGCCCGGTGGTCTTCAAGACCGTGGGCCACGCCCTCTTCGATCTGGCGGCCGCCCGGCAGGCCTTTGCCGGGCGATTCTAG
- a CDS encoding MarR family winged helix-turn-helix transcriptional regulator: protein MEDAALDHEPEQFRRQAKRLQESVENLFACCQERIALQSERFGLPPAALRALLALGESRYLAPGELGRRLGVTKSRVTAVTTGLMRHRLIEKHPDPADARVTLLTLTPAGRRAREEVRTFMAGLFQSMLERVEPGQRESILASLDMLRHCMEAVRADLRP from the coding sequence ATGGAAGACGCCGCCCTGGACCATGAACCCGAGCAGTTCCGACGTCAGGCCAAGCGGTTGCAGGAATCCGTCGAAAACCTGTTCGCCTGCTGCCAGGAACGGATCGCCCTGCAAAGCGAGCGGTTCGGCCTGCCGCCGGCCGCCTTGCGCGCCCTGCTCGCCCTGGGCGAAAGCCGCTATCTGGCCCCGGGCGAACTGGGGCGGCGGCTCGGCGTGACCAAAAGCCGGGTCACGGCCGTGACCACCGGCCTCATGCGCCACCGCCTGATTGAAAAGCACCCCGATCCGGCCGACGCCCGGGTGACGCTGCTCACCCTCACCCCGGCCGGCCGCCGGGCCCGGGAGGAAGTCCGCACCTTCATGGCCGGGCTCTTCCAGAGCATGCTGGAACGGGTCGAGCCCGGGCAGCGGGAATCCATCCTGGCCTCCCTGGACATGCTGCGCCACTGCATGGAGGCGGTCCGGGCCGACCTGCGGCCGTAA
- a CDS encoding cation:proton antiporter has protein sequence MPHAIDLILAMTGGLIAALILGLFAKRLGLSPIVGYLVAGFLVGPFTPGFVADKDITNQFAEIGVILLMFGVGLHFHLKDLLAVRGVALPGALAQILVSAGLGAVAAHGFGWSWSAGIVFGIAISVASTVVLTRVLADNRALHTPIGHIAVGWLVVEDLFTILVLVLLPAIYGPKGLEDGGLGLTLGLALLKLAGLIAVAAVAGRWLLPRFFEYVARTGSRELFTLAVLASALGLAVGSALLFGASMALGAFLAGMIVGQSDFGARAASDALPMRDAFAVLFFVSVGMQLDPSSVAAEWRLELATLGIVLLGKPLAALVCVLLLRRPLPVACAVAAALAQIGEFSFILAGLATGLGILPPNATNALVVASVVSITLNPWLFQAVEPLVGWLERRGLVRRGAAHQEAVLEDDAAAHRAVVVGYGPVGRTLCRILRDNGIEPVVVEMNIKTVRMLLAQGWGAVHGDASSREILLHAGIETATGLFITASGVDAGQIVSAALDLHPGLRVLSRADYLREAAVQCRAGAQAVFSGEGEIALSMTAYLMRELGATDEQIDRERDRVRRELFQERTEPGCGAKAAED, from the coding sequence ATGCCCCACGCCATCGATCTGATCCTGGCCATGACCGGCGGCCTCATCGCCGCCCTGATCCTCGGCCTTTTCGCCAAGCGCCTGGGCCTGTCGCCCATCGTCGGCTATCTGGTGGCCGGGTTTCTCGTCGGCCCGTTCACCCCGGGTTTCGTGGCCGACAAGGACATCACCAACCAGTTCGCCGAAATAGGCGTGATCCTGCTCATGTTCGGGGTCGGCCTGCATTTCCATTTGAAAGACCTGCTGGCGGTGCGGGGCGTCGCCCTGCCGGGTGCCCTGGCCCAGATCCTGGTCTCGGCCGGGCTCGGGGCCGTGGCCGCCCACGGCTTCGGCTGGTCGTGGTCGGCGGGCATCGTCTTCGGCATCGCCATCTCCGTGGCCAGCACCGTGGTTCTGACCCGGGTTCTGGCCGACAACCGGGCCCTCCACACGCCCATCGGCCATATCGCCGTGGGCTGGCTGGTGGTGGAGGACCTCTTCACCATCCTGGTCCTGGTGCTGCTGCCGGCGATTTACGGTCCAAAGGGCCTGGAGGACGGCGGACTCGGCCTGACCCTGGGGCTCGCCCTTCTCAAACTCGCCGGCTTGATCGCCGTTGCCGCCGTGGCCGGCCGGTGGCTGTTGCCCCGGTTTTTCGAGTACGTGGCCCGCACCGGCTCCCGGGAGCTTTTCACCCTGGCGGTTTTGGCCTCGGCCCTGGGGCTGGCCGTTGGCTCCGCCCTTTTATTCGGGGCCTCCATGGCGCTTGGGGCCTTTCTGGCCGGCATGATCGTCGGCCAATCCGACTTCGGGGCCAGGGCCGCCTCGGACGCGTTGCCCATGCGCGACGCCTTTGCCGTGCTCTTTTTCGTCTCCGTCGGCATGCAGCTCGATCCGTCCTCGGTGGCGGCCGAGTGGCGCCTGGAGCTGGCCACGCTCGGCATCGTGCTGCTTGGCAAGCCCCTGGCCGCCCTGGTCTGCGTGCTGCTGCTGCGCCGGCCGCTGCCGGTCGCCTGCGCCGTGGCCGCGGCCCTGGCCCAGATCGGCGAATTTTCCTTCATCCTGGCCGGGCTGGCGACCGGGCTCGGCATCCTACCGCCCAACGCCACCAACGCCCTGGTGGTGGCCTCGGTGGTGTCCATCACCCTCAATCCGTGGCTGTTCCAGGCCGTGGAGCCGCTGGTGGGCTGGCTGGAGCGCCGGGGGCTGGTGCGGCGCGGGGCGGCGCACCAGGAGGCGGTCCTTGAGGACGATGCCGCGGCCCACCGGGCCGTGGTGGTCGGCTACGGACCGGTCGGCCGCACCCTTTGTCGCATCCTTCGGGACAACGGCATCGAGCCGGTGGTGGTGGAAATGAACATCAAGACCGTGCGGATGCTTCTCGCCCAGGGGTGGGGGGCCGTCCACGGGGACGCCTCCAGCCGGGAGATCCTGCTCCACGCCGGCATCGAAACGGCCACGGGCCTTTTCATCACCGCCTCGGGGGTGGACGCCGGCCAGATCGTGTCCGCCGCCCTCGACCTGCATCCCGGCCTGCGGGTCTTGAGCCGCGCCGACTATCTGCGGGAGGCCGCGGTCCAATGCCGGGCCGGAGCCCAGGCGGTCTTTTCCGGCGAAGGCGAGATCGCCCTGTCCATGACGGCCTATCTCATGCGCGAACTCGGAGCCACGGACGAGCAGATCGACCGCGAGCGCGACCGGGTGCGCCGGGAGCTGTTCCAGGAACGGACGGAGCCCGGCTGCGGGGCCAAGGCCGCCGAGGATTGA